TAATGATCgttttttttcaaaactatttGAGTTTCTTTTTTCATATGAATACAATTATATTGAGGttgaaaaatgattattatattaatgataatattatattagtattgtattgtattatgtgAGGATGAAGAACATGTGATCGTTATACAATCAAGTTGAGTATATAAATAATACATTATTTGTTAAAAACAACTTAAAAGTTTATTTCAAgtgtttaacttttttttttataatcacatGAATCAatgatatatctatatatttatataaaagagAGTGTAAAAAACATGACATGTCATTTGCACCTTAATTGTAACTAATTGTGACATGTGTAAACTCCACATGTATCTTTCATAATTATCCAAAAATTAAGGagctaaataatatttattaatttaatattattacttaaatAGAATTAATTAATAACTACTCCGTATATAAATTGAAACGGGTTTAAGCTTTAACCACCATTCCTTTTATAAAGcttgaaaaattaaaaaaaaaaaccaaaatcaGCTTCATTTCAAACTATATGTTCTGAAAATGAACATCAAGCGTTGTAAAATAACCGACTCATTTGAAACGATTTTTGagtaccgtgcaacgcacgggctcaaaacctagttaTATACCCAACTGATTATAGAATAGTCTCCTATTCACTTTACGCTTATCATATTAtggtatatattatattatatatattattatatattatatatatggtactTATGTTGTTATTGTTAGTATATTACATCCCCCGAGCAAATTGACATTGTGAATAATCGTGTTTAATCAGCAGTAGCAAAGTCACTTACAAGTTGCACGATCAATTTGACTGGAGACTACCGGTCATGACTGATAAATTTGTTGCGACATTAAATTTTCGGTCACGATCGAACAGGGTCATCTCATTTGTTTGACAGTACTTGTGGGATAAATAAAAACTGAGTTCTTATAAACATTAAATTTTTTAAAACGAATAGAAGatgatgatataaaaaaaaatagggAAAAAAATCTGGTGCAATTCAACTTTTTGATAAAATTCTTGAGTTGATTTTGAAAATTGTATAGTTGAACGGATTATTATatagatttttttttaattttgaactatttcaaaaTTTTGGAACATGTTCAGCTGCACAGTTCACACATGTTTTGGAGACGCCTCTGCCGAAAAATAACAATTCACAAGGTCGTGAGGTATCCTTGTGATTTGCAATGACTTTTTGATAATTAATTTGTGTGTGGACTTATCATTATAGTTTATTCAAAATGTGAACTTTTTCCCTAATAACTATTAGTGTTCTATATTTTTAACGAAGATCGAAGTGAGTACCTAGCCAAGGAGGAGCTTCAATAATTCTGGCGTCAAGATGATTTTCTATTAGCTCATATATCTTTCTTCATGATAAAACATCAATTTTGTAAAATTAAGGTTTTTGTTCATATGTTTAAGGTTTAATTTAATCATCATATAACTTTTTATTATTTCCTATTTTTTTCGTTTATTTATTTGCTTTTGAAATGTGAAGGTTTCTCGAAATCtatagatttttatttttatttgagtttttttgttttttttatttcgaTTGTTTTTTTTTTCCTCAATTTCTCTTAAAGgctttcttttttaaaaaaaaaaatatattttgaaatcaaggaACTTTCTCGTTGAAATAGCATCAATGTCTACTCAATCTGTGTTTCTACGTGTCTTCTTCAAGCACCAGATCAGGAATCGGCTGAATCTATATTGCCCTAATGTCTTGTAAATAATATAACATATACAGTATAATGTTTTCAGTAGTTTCGTTTTACGTTTGAAGGGTTAATGTTTAGTTTTCTTGTATAGTTCTCGATGGTTGTTTTTTCCCTCGATTTCTATAAAATACTTGtttttcaaaagaaaaaaaaaagttttctcaaaattaaggaactttttaatttaaccattgatCGTGATTCATGTGTAAAATTAGCCTAAGAAAAAGACCCCTACGTGTTTAAATCTTGTCTCATATGATTAGGATGGCAATAAATATTCGATCCATCCGATATCCATCTGATCTGATCAATTAAAGTGGGTATGGATGATATAAATTGATTAcaaatagatatggatatggatggtgtGAAAAAATCGGATGTGAATGACATTTTATCATTCACGGATATATCCATTTACCaccgaaatacatatatacatatagtgaAAGGATATAGGGAGAACTTTTTAGAACTCATAACCATGTGTTTCTTTATTTAAATATCAAACAGAGACTTAAAATTAATGGTAAAATTTCAAAAATACCCCTGCACATAAATTGTGTAACACCATCCatattttcttttctgtttttttaaaGCACAACGGAAAATATGTTACATTATCAAACCATAATTAAGTCATTAACTTAGTGCGCAGTTATTACAGTAATCCAAGTGTTACGTTATTACACAAAACTTAGTATATTTTTAGTAAAATACAGCCATCAGAGTTAGCTATGTCAAACAAATCTATCAAATCAGCTTCTCCCCAAAATCCAACATTGCGTAACCTAACTTGCACATGGCTAAGTGAATGGAAACATCCTAACAACTATAGGCATCTAGCATCAAGCTAAGTACAATTGCATGACACAACAATTAAACAACCAATACAGTAACAAAAGGACGGGCGACTTGTATGTGCCTAGCTGATCGGGCTGGAGTTTACTGATAGTTCATGTTACTGTCTCATTCGTATAGTAATCcggacgcaggggatgcgtcattcaaactatactacacGAAGAGTAACACTTGAACCCAACCACACAAATCATAGTTGACCTCTTGCCCAGGTACACAAATCATAGCCAGTTGCTGAGCTACACAAATCATAGCCGACAATACCTATGTGCACATAATCATCACAATCAACATAGTACATTATATACTATCAAATCAGGTCAAACATGGCAGGACAACAATAGCATAACCCGCTACTGCATACATACAATAgttaagatagtcccactcacctgataAATAACAAGAACTTAGAATTCTAATGTTACCGAGACTTCTCTATGTCCTTATCATCTAAAGATAACACAAACAGAGACATAACAGTGTTCTAAACATAAATTAGACACACAGACAGCATAACGGCTTTAAAAAATAATTTAATGAAACACACTATATATGCTGATGTCCAACCGTACGGATCTGGATCATCCGTAAGAATCCATGACCCACCCGTACGGATTGGTATCCCATCCATATGATTCTATGATATCTATATCCGTATGGTTACACCCATCCATACTGTTGCAAGACTCATCCATACAGATACAGTCTACATCCGTACGGATGCAGTTTATTTGAAGCAGCACTAGCAGGTTTTCGAGCTAATTCACCTAAAATATCATTTTTGCACTGTTTTGACACAAAAACTGGTATAGAGATCATATAAAGACCATATGAAAATGTTTTTTTAACAACAATTGGTGTTTACAACACCTTCAAATGCTAGTTTTGATTCAAACTCCATTCTTGTACGAAACCTAATAAAAATCACGATTTCACTTCAAATTTGCACATGAAATCAGCTGTAAAATACCTTATTGAATCACTGAAATCACAAGAAATGAAAATCAGCTTTTAAACTAGATCAAACACAATATTTGGGAATTGGGGTTTATAGGAACTTAGGTTCTATATGTGTGTGAGTCAAGTTTCTAGAATATGGAAGCAAGGAGTAGAAGCAGAAGTTTTAAAGCAAAAGGGGTTTCTTCACATGAAGAAAACCTCTTCCATGCAACACACGAGTATTTACCTGTTATCTAAAATCTTGACACCTCAACTGTCCTAACGAGGTCCAATTTCAACAAAccaatatgttctgtgacccttgtcataaaATGCACATAACTGACCAATCAAGTAGTTATAAGCATATAATTATAAATTAGTAAATTAATATAAGAGAAAGGTAAAATGGTCATTTACCGCTAGGCCAATTTAAGGTTGTTACAACTCTACCCCCCcctccttaagaagattccgtcctcagaaACTGGTCAAGGCCAAACACATAAGGGTAACGAGTTCTCATCAGTTCATCTGTTTCCCAAGTTAGGTTGGCAACTAAACTATGCTTTCACTCGATCAATACCATTAGAATTTGCTTATGACATAACTTTGTAATCTTCTGGCCTACAATCTTAACAGGCTCTTCCACTAACTTTTTACTCATATCAACTTTCAAATATTGTAGTGGTAGAATTTGACTTTCATCGTGTATTTTGAACTTACAGAGGTAACATACATTAAATGTATTGTGAATACCATCCAACTCTGCAGGAAGATCTAAAACTactgtctgatcattcaacacttttcGAATATTAaaaggcccaatgtaccttggtgcTAACTTGCCTCTCTTACCGAAACCGCGAAGGTACCCGGTCGTCTGCGCGGATCTGCGTACATCTCTCGCAGCTTCTAACTTTTCACGCGCAATAACTACTTTCTCTGTAGTTTGTTTTACTATTTCTTGACCCGCATATTGTTTATCCCCAGTTTCTAAACACAAGTCGGAGTTCTACATCGGCGACCATACAACATTTTATGAGGTGGCATGTTTATACTAGAGTGGTACGAGTTGTTGTAGGCGAATTCAATCAGAGGTAAATGAGAATCCCACGATCCACCGTACTCTAATACAcaggctcttaacatatcctctaaagtatGAATAGTACGCTCACTTTaatcatctgtctgaggatgatatgtTGTGCTGAGATTAACACAAGTATCCAAATTCTGTTGTAGACTCTGACAAAAGTTGGACACAAACTTCGAGTCTCTGTCTGACACTATCGATAACGGTATCCCATGACGAACTACAATCTCATTCACATACAACTGAGCTAGTTTATTAAGTGAAGATGTCTCACGTGCAACCAAAAATTGTGTGCTTTTGGTCAATCTATCAACTTTCACCCAGATCATGTTGTGTCCCTTCTCGGTTCAGGGTAACTTTGTTACAAAATCCCTTATGTACTCCCACTTCCATACAGGGATCTTGAGTTGGCGAACGATCCATAGGATTTTTGGTGTTCTGCTTATACCTGATCGCATATATGAGAATCGTAATGGAACCTAAATTCTATTATTAAAAGTCTTTAAACTacgagaatcgttgattatatccTATTTTCATTTCATAATATTTCAGCTTTCAGGAGTTCATCCTTCAAAGCTTCCATCTGAGTTATTTTCAAGCGGTCAATCAAATATGACACAATCTAAAATCTCATGAACTTCAAATTGTCATTCCGATTCTGACCTTGCGGGCTGTAAGGATTATTGAAGTTATGGTTATACTGACCCCTACGCTATAACTGGTTATTATTCTGTTGGGATATGTAGGATATCTCCTCCTTTTGAACGATGGTCAAACCCGCATCACAGTCTTTACCCAAATTAAGACCCACGCAGAAATCACATCCTACCTTCATGGCATGTATTTGTTTGTTCAGTTTCTCCATATTCCTAGATACCTTCCAACTTAGAACTAATAGAACCAAAATCGTCGAAAGCACCGCTGCTCACGACTGTAGAAGATCAGGTCACCACTTTCTCTTAATGCCACTCGTGGAATACTCAGCTTGTTTCTCTATATTTTTCATAGGCTTCCTCCTCGGTCTATCCATAATCGATCCACCCGCACCTTGATTAATAGAAATACAGGTGGCAACATCACACCCTTTATAAAAAAATCTGGACATTGTGAAAGGTGTCTAGCCCGTGCTGTGGACACTCTCTCAACGTCTTACCAAACCGAGTACAAGCTTCATAAAGTGTTTCTGTAGGCTTCTATCTAAACACATTAATATTCTATTGaagtgaaacgacccaacccgtcgtattccggcccatattttttttctttttaacgtaataataattacaacatttaggtcccaattatgtttccaaaaacatcttcattacaatagtaagtttaatcgactttaaaacatacattacataagttgaaatacaaaatgggcatacaacccaagacccgtttgacataaccaaaaggtaaaccttgacccgactattttacttttcaacaaaaccgagcatggtgattgggaatgctacccaatcctaatcaaaagtctaaagcacaatcttctaaagcaacccgcaaagcactagtccccatgcttacccaagccgccaccttgcgaacctataaaaatgtaaacaacgagagggtaagctaatgtttagtgagtgagaatatactacatacatatatatgcataaaatggacacaccacacaaCAATAATAAAGTAGCACATACCTGAGTccgagcataaaggcaagctaatctaaacatactgtacgatcgctatacaacagGCTAATAAatcaacaatgtaagtacaccaacaacgataagaccaacgccatcaagctacacccggagggttagctacatcacaataatacgactatatatatatatatatatatatatatatatatatatatatatatatatatatatatataacaaatgtgtaaaccgcccaaggttaatccctaatgtaacatctcgcgtttttccgttaaatttattttaacaccgtctttttttttagataatattttccgttatctaaattcatgtccttcgttaactaatgttcttgatatttccgttattggattataacatctctcatttacttagcacatttaaaatattcgttcggttaattcccgcacccgctttgaaacttgagggaccaaagttgcaaaggggcctaactagttgactaggtcaactagtcaaaccccactctccaccattcattcactccatcctccacctttccattttctctctacttctattttatgaactcaaacacccaactcacaaaatcttcatctaaattcgaatcaagaagcaaacatcaaaacaaattacattttcgtgatcctctcttcatcctctacattttggtaccaatttcatcaagtttgggtaacatttctaaaactctagatttctttaaattcgtatttttgacttgaaatggtgttagttagtgtctatggctcgtgtataacatgaatatatgttttgtttactggattcgttgttttgagtaactagtttgaacatttgaaatgagtgtgcttaatctttcattttggatgagttaatgttgttaatttgttaaagttcatgatttaattgtgttactattatcactagcttcgttttgatgcgtaggttgagtaagaaaacttcaagaacatgattattgatttttgtgaatttggttagggtttgatagacttaaaacaaacttttgatgtttcgaatgccatgaaatgttattagtaagtgtttagttgtaatgtatgtttcattaccttcaaaacggcatatcatatgtgtgaattggattcccgaatcttaaaatgcattttgtaaacttgaaacgatgattttgaacatttaatgatcacttgacgagatttcggctattgtaaatgatgtttttacttgatgaaaagtggttagttgtattccttgtcaaaatatctttccaacgatataagatacgcattttaAATGTTTAGGGTTCGTaaattatgtttgtttgaagtttggctcgtttggaacacttgaaaactgccagacttgttGAACCgagaaatggagcggcgcgccaaaaccccgcgcggcgcgccattctggactgtcccaaattcttttgtttttcacgttttcacccccgcttacttgtaactctgattaacatgaaacttggccaacatgcttatatatactttctcatcgtggaaaaattgtcggatacccgacctgaccccgttgactttgactttggccaagtttgacttttagtcaaacttaaccaaacacttatgtaatctttttaatcgtattttatacttgattcttgcatgaaacttgacaacgtgattcacatgctacataatcgagtcgtaacgagccataggactaatcgaacacatttcgcccgaccttgtgtcgtaaccggttaattgatacaacttacttgtttaggtcaaggctaagcaactttcatgcacacgtttactttgtaaagtacatttatactcgtgcactcgaggtgagatcatagtcccatctttcaacaacttttatgctttaaactatgggatgagaaacatatacgtatcatacttttacactttgaacacaagtacgaaaacaaacattccacgtacgggtttgtacaaaaatcctcaattaaattatcattagttacacttgcagggtgtaaacgagaacttatattatgtgaccaCATGGGCttaacgagcctcattcggacggttcgctaccgttagcagatgaaatatattttcgtgtatagtgtatgttctaacactacgcaaagggtgcaaaatagttaagtttgataattgggtgcccgcgatacaaacaacaactttggaatgcaaatgattttgataatcatcttatattaaatcttgtggttcaaatacaacgtttactaaaacacctatgatttcaccaacgttttcgttgacagttttctatatgtttctcaggttcatacttggctatttgatacatgcttccgcgtacactcatacttgcttggggtcaagcatacttgcatacactctgatttcttgcttggggtcaagcatacatacatacatacgctagtgatagcacctttggattcaaacttttgtttacatacttacgctaattatagcaaccgtgatttttcaacttatattatgtcgcaagtttatttcatttatactttataacttttgtaaacttaaacttgttgtcgaaccgtttggtaaactaaactttgcaagtcttgtacttttcaaatgaatgcgacataattttggtcaaacgcgtctcatatagggactatgaccacgcaacgggacctaagttagcggcgccgtcaatgacgattttggcgggtcgccatagatggtatcagagcgttggttgtagggatctaggatatgcattagtctgtctgacagagtcgttaggacgcattagtgaatctagactacaaccggatagttagccattgcattctgacatacatttgctatagataccacttacttgactacttgtgcatttatacttgaatcattcttaggcaaacttct
This genomic stretch from Rutidosis leptorrhynchoides isolate AG116_Rl617_1_P2 chromosome 11, CSIRO_AGI_Rlap_v1, whole genome shotgun sequence harbors:
- the LOC139874838 gene encoding uncharacterized protein, producing the protein MIWVKVDRLTKSTQFLVARETSSLNKLAQLYVNEIVVRHGIPLSIVSDRDSKFVSNFCQSLQQNLDTCNSDLCLETGDKQYAGQEIVKQTTEKVVIAREKLEAARDVRRSAQTTGYLRGFGKRGKLAPRYIGPFNIRKVLNDQTVVLDLPAELDGIHNTFNVCYLCKFKIHDESQILPLQYLKVDMSKKLVEEPVKIVGQKITKLCHKQILMCKNDILGELARKPASAASNKLHPYGCRLYLYG